Proteins encoded by one window of Dialister pneumosintes:
- the surE gene encoding 5'/3'-nucleotidase SurE — translation MRKMHVLMTNDDGYEAPGIKALASAISEFARITVVAPDRERSSCSGALTLREYISLKKQPSYGTNIQVFSCGGMTADCCKIALEGLLVNDKPDLILSGANRGYNIGTDCLYSGTVAGAMEGCVFGIPSMAVSLERINPEHFLLRACKFTVELVKEIFVKNQYKGTLNLNIPYMEQLTLNKLKLVDLGLHRYKNAIKVITDTDGNQGYWIGGEPEIEIEPKNTDIYWIHRNKVTLTPLGWDMTAYNEQKIIHNIVKNHVDEF, via the coding sequence ATGAGAAAAATGCATGTTTTGATGACAAATGATGATGGTTATGAAGCACCGGGAATCAAAGCATTGGCATCTGCAATTTCTGAATTTGCTAGAATAACTGTAGTAGCACCCGATAGAGAACGTAGTTCTTGCTCGGGTGCTTTGACACTTAGAGAGTATATTTCATTAAAAAAGCAACCAAGTTATGGAACGAACATACAAGTATTTTCTTGTGGAGGAATGACAGCAGATTGTTGCAAAATAGCTCTTGAAGGATTGTTAGTAAATGATAAGCCTGACTTAATTCTTTCCGGCGCTAACAGAGGGTATAATATAGGAACCGATTGTCTATATAGTGGTACCGTAGCCGGTGCTATGGAAGGCTGTGTATTTGGTATTCCATCTATGGCCGTTTCTTTGGAGAGAATAAATCCTGAACATTTTTTATTACGTGCTTGTAAATTCACTGTTGAACTTGTTAAAGAAATTTTTGTAAAAAACCAATATAAAGGAACTTTGAATTTAAATATACCGTATATGGAGCAATTAACATTAAATAAACTGAAACTAGTAGATTTAGGTCTTCATCGGTATAAAAATGCCATAAAAGTGATTACGGATACAGATGGTAATCAGGGATATTGGATAGGGGGAGAACCTGAAATAGAAATAGAGCCTAAAAATACAGACATATATTGGATTCATAGAAATAAAGTTACACTTACTCCTTTAGGGTGGGATATGACTGCTTATAATGAGCAAAAAATAATACATAATATTGTTAAAAATCATGTTGACGAGTTTTAA
- a CDS encoding phosphatidylserine decarboxylase family protein, which yields MLKKPLIVQEGYPFILGAFLIALFVAWMGYYYIAVFPFVFSIYFAFFFRCPNRNSKIPVGEELLVSPADGTVMEIEENVQEDTFLGQKCHKITIFLSVFNVHVNRAPMEGTIQYQSYTQGKFLPAYKDSVGFENERGAIGIVGKHRSILVILIAGILARRVVSWKNLGDQVKKGELYGMIKFGSCTEIYIPGDVELCIKKGDSIKGGLTVIGRLK from the coding sequence ATGTTAAAGAAACCATTAATAGTACAAGAAGGATACCCTTTTATTTTAGGTGCATTTTTAATTGCATTGTTTGTTGCTTGGATGGGATATTATTATATAGCAGTATTCCCTTTTGTATTTAGCATTTATTTTGCATTTTTCTTTAGATGCCCAAATCGTAACTCTAAAATTCCTGTAGGAGAAGAATTATTGGTATCTCCGGCAGATGGGACTGTTATGGAGATTGAAGAAAATGTGCAGGAAGATACTTTTTTAGGGCAAAAATGTCATAAAATTACAATTTTTTTATCAGTATTTAACGTACATGTAAATAGAGCACCTATGGAAGGAACTATACAATACCAGTCTTATACACAAGGTAAATTTCTGCCGGCCTATAAAGATTCAGTTGGATTTGAAAATGAAAGAGGCGCTATAGGAATTGTTGGTAAGCATCGATCTATTTTAGTTATATTAATTGCAGGAATATTGGCACGTCGAGTTGTCTCGTGGAAAAATTTAGGAGATCAAGTAAAAAAAGGCGAGCTATATGGTATGATTAAATTTGGTTCTTGCACAGAAATATATATCCCTGGTGATGTTGAACTTTGTATCAAAAAGGGAGATTCTATTAAAGGTGGTTTGACAGTAATAGGGAGGCTGAAGTAA
- a CDS encoding glycosyltransferase family 2 protein, with translation MTHYLDLVMIPAQLIIAFFTVYYFIVALFGMWHKKEKNLAEPQNKFALVIPAHNESMVIGDLLENLKMLKYPKELYDIYVIADNCTDDTAAIARKHDATALVRFNKKDIGKGYAMDWAFPQIESFNKGYDAFCVFDADNLVHLDFLSVMNNRLLQGQKIMQGYLSAKNPTDTWVSGTFAIAFWTINHLWHLGKYNLGLSTALGGTGMCISADVIKKYGWGCDCLTEDMEFSVKCLTYGIRTCWAHDAIVYDEKPLSFIASWKQRKRWAQGQFDCAERYIPKLFHSAIKHKSFMILDGIMQLLQNHFLLFSTAVAIMTYINMFYPCFTVILYNDVLVPRQFWAILGTIQYILPLIVLMQIVVPLKIWAYWIVYPVFMYSWIPVTFLGYLDRHKKGWVHTIHTRSMQFDQASLTRKKELDR, from the coding sequence ATGACTCACTATTTAGACTTAGTCATGATTCCGGCTCAACTAATAATTGCGTTTTTTACCGTGTATTATTTTATTGTTGCTCTTTTTGGGATGTGGCATAAGAAGGAAAAGAATTTAGCAGAACCTCAAAATAAGTTTGCTTTAGTGATTCCGGCACATAATGAAAGTATGGTCATCGGTGATTTACTTGAAAACCTTAAGATGTTGAAGTATCCTAAAGAATTATATGATATATATGTTATAGCAGATAATTGTACAGACGACACAGCTGCTATAGCAAGAAAACATGATGCTACCGCATTGGTTCGCTTCAATAAAAAAGACATTGGTAAAGGATATGCAATGGATTGGGCATTTCCTCAAATTGAATCTTTCAATAAAGGGTATGACGCTTTCTGTGTTTTTGATGCAGATAATTTAGTTCACTTAGATTTTTTATCTGTAATGAATAATAGATTATTGCAAGGGCAAAAGATTATGCAAGGATATCTTTCGGCGAAAAATCCAACAGATACTTGGGTGTCCGGAACTTTTGCGATAGCTTTCTGGACGATTAATCATTTATGGCATCTAGGAAAATATAATTTAGGTTTATCTACTGCTTTGGGTGGCACTGGTATGTGTATATCCGCTGATGTTATCAAAAAATATGGTTGGGGTTGTGATTGCTTAACGGAAGATATGGAGTTTTCAGTTAAATGTTTGACTTATGGTATACGCACTTGTTGGGCACATGATGCTATTGTTTATGATGAAAAACCTTTAAGCTTTATTGCATCTTGGAAACAACGTAAACGTTGGGCACAAGGACAGTTTGATTGTGCAGAACGCTATATTCCAAAGTTGTTTCACTCCGCAATAAAACATAAAAGTTTTATGATTCTTGATGGTATTATGCAGTTGTTGCAAAATCATTTCTTATTGTTTTCTACAGCTGTGGCGATTATGACGTACATCAATATGTTTTATCCTTGTTTTACAGTTATTTTGTATAATGATGTGTTAGTTCCTCGTCAATTTTGGGCTATTCTTGGAACCATTCAATATATATTACCTCTTATTGTTTTAATGCAAATTGTAGTACCTCTAAAGATTTGGGCATATTGGATTGTCTATCCTGTTTTTATGTACTCTTGGATTCCTGTTACTTTTTTAGGATATCTTGATCGCCATAAAAAAGGATGGGTACATACAATCCATACCCGTAGTATGCAGTTTGATCAAGCTTCACTTACACGAAAGAAGGAGTTAGACCGGTAA
- the pssA gene encoding CDP-diacylglycerol--serine O-phosphatidyltransferase, producing MKKSWIANGVTALNGLLGGLSIMFSFNGEFNLAAICILLAVVADAADGRTARALGTSSPLGVELDSLCDDISFGIGAGVLMYSYQLHDLGIIGMIICALLGTLCAFRLARFNVKSDVVHGYFEGLPCPTTGMIVATYVLSGVRIWDWLALVFVFLLGILMVSEVHYPDNKGASADRLHLKALLISLAVMVVCIILAWTTWAAAICAGYILFGMINTYMNRKRKSRRIIRRRKRSIEVHEEE from the coding sequence GTGAAGAAATCTTGGATAGCCAATGGAGTGACTGCACTTAATGGACTTCTAGGTGGATTAAGTATTATGTTCTCTTTTAATGGAGAATTTAATTTGGCAGCTATTTGTATTTTATTAGCAGTAGTAGCAGATGCAGCCGATGGGAGAACCGCAAGGGCACTTGGCACGTCCAGTCCCTTAGGAGTAGAGTTAGATTCTCTTTGTGATGATATTTCTTTTGGTATTGGTGCCGGTGTGCTTATGTATTCCTATCAATTACATGATTTAGGAATTATCGGTATGATTATTTGTGCTTTGTTAGGAACTTTATGTGCATTTCGCTTAGCTCGTTTTAATGTAAAAAGTGATGTTGTACATGGTTACTTTGAAGGGCTTCCTTGTCCAACAACAGGGATGATTGTTGCTACTTATGTATTGTCCGGAGTTAGAATTTGGGACTGGCTTGCATTAGTATTCGTATTTTTGTTGGGAATATTAATGGTGAGTGAAGTTCATTATCCGGATAATAAAGGTGCAAGTGCAGATAGATTGCATTTAAAAGCATTATTGATTAGTTTAGCTGTTATGGTTGTTTGTATAATATTAGCTTGGACTACTTGGGCAGCAGCTATTTGTGCCGGATATATATTATTTGGAATGATTAACACTTATATGAATCGTAAAAGAAAATCACGTCGAATTATTAGACGTAGAAAACGTAGTATAGAGGTTCATGAAGAGGAGTAA
- a CDS encoding WecB/TagA/CpsF family glycosyltransferase produces MNMLSYKTHEIMNIPVAAISMTQAVAICKSYIEKSGSYIIATANAEMIMRAQEDKDLKKVLCNADLVVADGAGVLWAGEVFGTPFPERVTGADLMQELMVQAVEYDWPIYFLGGAPGVAAKAAACFEAKYKKNPVVGIHDGFFDEEEESAIIQEIRNSQAKLLFVGMGVPKQEKWIYEHKQELGNLIAIGVGGVFDVMAGHLKRAPLWMQKHRLEWAYRLFLQPSRITRMVALPKFMLAVKKWKKDSKRS; encoded by the coding sequence ATGAATATGTTATCTTATAAAACACATGAAATTATGAATATACCGGTAGCTGCTATATCTATGACTCAAGCAGTAGCTATTTGTAAAAGTTATATAGAGAAATCTGGGAGCTATATAATTGCAACAGCTAATGCTGAAATGATTATGCGAGCACAGGAAGATAAAGACTTAAAAAAGGTCTTATGTAATGCTGATTTAGTAGTTGCTGATGGTGCAGGAGTTCTTTGGGCAGGAGAAGTATTCGGTACTCCTTTTCCGGAACGTGTTACCGGAGCAGATTTGATGCAGGAATTAATGGTACAGGCGGTTGAGTATGATTGGCCTATATATTTTTTAGGCGGTGCACCTGGTGTTGCTGCAAAAGCGGCTGCTTGTTTTGAAGCGAAGTATAAGAAAAATCCGGTTGTTGGTATCCATGATGGCTTTTTTGATGAGGAAGAAGAAAGTGCTATCATTCAAGAAATAAGAAATAGTCAGGCAAAATTATTATTTGTAGGAATGGGTGTTCCTAAGCAAGAAAAATGGATATATGAGCATAAACAAGAATTAGGGAATTTGATTGCTATTGGAGTCGGTGGTGTTTTTGATGTAATGGCAGGTCATTTAAAGCGTGCACCGTTATGGATGCAAAAACATCGTTTAGAATGGGCATATCGATTGTTTTTGCAACCGAGCCGTATTACTCGAATGGTTGCATTACCTAAATTTATGTTAGCTGTAAAAAAATGGAAAAAGGATTCAAAGAGGTCATAA